TAGAAAGCAAGGAAAATGCCAATTGTAGAACTGCTGTTCATGTAAAAAATATATTTTAACTAGACAAAAAAAGAGAAGAGAACCTGTTGTAATATTGAGGATTTTTTTGGGGGTGTGGCGATGATAACAATTTATGGCCGTAATCTTTAAGGTTGTTTTGCTCCCGCGTGGTGTTAATATTTTTTACAACTGAACAGATGTGAGATTTCTTTACGTGAAGCATTTTTTGACATACGAACCAGATTGAACTGCACTGCGAAACACACCAAAGTTGAAACCACTGTTTCGTTTAGGCTGACTCGAGAAGGGTAACCACCGCTTCCAGGACAGGGAGGAGGCTCCGCGCACCGCCTGAAAAAGCCGGAGTCCGGCCGCTATCACCCGATGCGCCTCGTTCGAAGCGATCTGAAGCTAAATAATAAGACCTCATCCGCTGGTTAAATGGATGAGGTCTTATTATTGAAGATTGAAATTTTTCTAGGTCGCTTTGCAGGAATCTGGCTGTCGAACTTTTTCAGACAGCCGCGGCTGTTGTCATCTTTTTTGGCTTGCTCATCCCCGCTACAGCTAAAATAAGACCCAGAACGATTCCTAAAAGAGCGGCAAAAAGAATCTGAAAGTTAGGTGGAAGTAAAAAAGTAATGGTATGCGCCGGAATCCAGAACAGAGGCAGAGTCTTCTTAAAAACGAACCCCCACATGACCGACCAGTCGATTTTCTTCAAAATTCTCGCAAAATCGATCTTGGAGAAATATCCACCCAACGTACCCCCTGTTTCCTCGATATGGATATCGGAAACTTTATGAAGGGTCATAAACAATGGTGCGAACATGAGGTTCATGCAGACGCTGATAGAGAAGGCGACCAAAACTTTCGCAGCAGTCAAGTTTCCTGCGAGGGGGTTTTCACCTAATTTATAAAAATAGTGATCAACCAGCATAGGAGAACCCGTTGCAAAAATCACAAATGCAATTTTGATCAGCACACCAGTAAAGCCCCAGAAAATTGCCCTAGGGAGAAGTCCGAAACCTTCCTTGGTATAAATTCCTTGTGAAATTCGAAGCCCGATTACTTCACCCAGAGTTGCTAAAATAGAGAACTTTGCAAAACTCATAAGCAGAGCGTGCTGAGTTGTTGCTGTGTTGTAATAATACTGAGCGGTTTCCGATAGGAAAAAGGGGCTGAAAAAGGCTACTAGAATTACCAGAAACCAAAAGTCATTCTTTTTCATAAAATATCCTTACTACAATTCGTAGATTACCATTTAAGAGCCGGCAATATTTGAGATTTGCTCAATTGCTTGAAAGAAGACCCTTTAACTCCTATACTGCCGGCCCAACTGTTTAAAAAGCCCTGGTGATATTCAAACTGGTCATTATCCCTTCGGTACGGTCCACGGCTCCAAATTCGATGTTTGTCCGCATTTCGATCAAGGTTTTCCACTTGGGAATGGCAAACCTAATTTCCGGACCAACGGCAAACACTCGGTCATGCACTTTATCCCATGTTACATCCTTGCCCCGGTCGTCCGTGATCTGGAACTGGGCATATCCCACCACGCCGAGTTCAAAGCCCCGGAGCAGACCGATTCCCATCGAAGGAGGTAGAGCCTTTCCTATCCCCCACTCAAAGTGGAAGTCGTCACCGTACGTAACATCGTGGCCACGCTGCTTGAAGTGCGTTTCATAACGACCAAGCCAGGACAGGCTCCATGTTTTTTCCTTGTCGGGGTAATAGGTGCCGCCAAGGTCGAACTGTGCTGTCCAGTAGCCTTTCCCCGCCCCCGCAGGATGGTCGGGATCATAGTGACCGACAGGCACCCAGGCCATCGCGCCGAATACCGCGTCCCACTGTTTTCCATGCCAGGCAATGGCAATAGGCTCAACAACACAGTCACCGAGGGAGACTCGTTCATCTGAAATGGAGAAAGAATCAAAATCAAGATCAAAATCCGTGTAGACAACTGGGATGACCACGTTGGGAAGCCAATCCCCGCCGAGAAGCTTGATATTAGTTACCCAGATTGGCCTGTGAACCTGAGCGAAGACAAATAGGTCCAGATCCCCAGACGAGTCCTTATGGCCATCTTTCAACGTGTCGACATGATAGAAGAAATTGTATAAGCGATAGTAAAAACCGGGAGGGCCAACCGTAGCCACCTTGATACCTTCACCGCCGTTGGTGAAATGATTGCCGGCGCCTCCACCGGCCACGGCCGTTCCTGTCCAGAAAAGCAGGCAAACCAGCAAAAGAAAAAAAATTTGTATTTTCAACTTCATAACACCCCCTTGTGTAATGCCTAGAACTTGTTCAAATCATGAGTGAATAATTTTTGGGTTACTAAACATTCCATTTCTCTCAAGAAGCTTCGGCGGCACACCGTTCATCTGAGACTGAAGTTTTTTTCTCTCGTATTAAAAGAATTATCGCCATCCCAAAAACCGAAACAATTGTAATCATGGCAAGAGCCCAATAGAAACTGCCTGTCGTTGCGATTGCTTTACCACCCAGATAAAGACCCAAGGCACCGCCAAATGTGCCGACGCCATAACAAAAACCAACCATTCGGCCGAGAATACTCGGTGGGTAATTCATGCTGATAAAGGCACTAAGGGAGGCGTTCATAAACGGAATCCCCCACCCAGCGATCATAAGACACAACACCAAATACCCCATTTGGCTGAAAACGGGTTCCAGCAGAATCAAATAAGCGAACCCCCCTGAAATCAAAAAGCCAAAGAGTACTGCGGGCTTGGGGTTTCCACGAGCAATTTTATCGAAAAACAATCCGCCGACAAACGGAGCAAAGATTCCGACTGCAGTCAGTGCCAACGAAATATTACCTGCCGTTACCGGGGGCAATCCAACCCCCATGGACGCCGGCGATGCCAGATAAGGAGGAACCAAGTTGTATAAGACGTACAACCCCCAGGCATTGCAAACAATCACCAAGGTAATTAGCCAAGTTTTTGGCAACGCGAGGGCCTTGATGAAAGAAACCTGAACGCCCGAAGCCATAACATCCCCAAGCGACTTAAGCACTGCGGGAGAGGGCTGCCTGCGGGTAAAGACCAAGGCAAGCACTATTGCTATCCACCCCGGGATCGACATAAACGCAACCATCTTTTGCCAACTCCCCAAAAGGGTAAGTAAGGCGGGAGAACAGACCACACCAACAGTGGAACCAAGCGAGAGGGAACCAAAAAGAATCCCTGCAGCCAGCCCCTGTTCTTTGGGGGGAAACCACAGAGCCATAATCGGTCCTATTGTCGCAAATACAAAACCGACCGAGGCCCCTTGTACCAATCGACACAAAAAGACTGTTCCGTAGTTGCTTCCGATAATTGGCATCAAAACCGCGGGGACTGAGGTGCAAAGCAATCCAAGTACAAGTGCGGCGGTAATCCCGCACTTATCACAAACGACGCCCCCGAAAGTCAGCACACACGCCACCGCCAGAACGAAACCCATCATAAGGTTGGTGGCTGAACCAACATCAATCTGCAAATTTGAGGCGATGTCACCGAGAACCGGGGCAAAAACAATCATGTTGATATAAAGAGACAAAATGGCCACACTTCCAGCAAGCAACACCAACCATCGATAGTTTGAGTACACATTCTTATCTTCCATGCACACAACTCCTGTTCAGCAAGGGGGGGGAAGCCCCCCCTCCGGTTAGAAATGCCATTGTCCCGAAATTAATCAGCAAGAGACTTCTGCCAATTAAGGTGAGCATAAAACAACTCTAGAAAGGCAGTGCCGCATCGAGTTCTTCATTGGGAACGTCGAAAACATTTCCAGACTCAGGCAAAGCTTCCTCAGAGAAGAAAGCGGGGAGTCGGTCATCTTTTTCCGTGAAACCTGCCAATCGATTGAAGTTTTTCTCCAGAGAAAGGCACTGGACTCCTAAGCCCATCAGTTTTTCGATATCCCAATCGCCACCGTATTTAGCTCCTACCATCTCGGCAAGCAGTTGAATGTTTTCCGGGTTCTCAAAAGCGAAGCTGGCAAAGATACACATGCCCAAGGAATCCATCAATGCCATGGCAACTTGCGCATTCCGGGAAAGCTCGACCTTGCCTTCTTTGTCAGCGGGATCGCCAGGCATACCGATAACATTTCCGCATGTATGATCGCCTCCCATAGGCGAGGTGGCATAAGTCACGCCGGTACCCTTAAGACCCCGAGGATCATAGGCCGCAAGGGCCTGACCTTTAGCAGTGGGGATTCGCTTTACGCCAAAATGCTTGCCGGCAGTTTCAGTGCCATTACCAAGAATTCGGCCGCGTTCCGTACCATCAATCATTTCCTGAACGAGCTGAATGGCAGCCTCTCCGTCGCCCCAAGGAATTTCTCCGGCCTCCATGGCCACACCGATGGTACACCCTGCATCCATGGTATCAATTCCGAGGTCATCACACATCCGATCGATCCGTGCAATGGCGTCAATGTCTTTAATTTCGCAATTGGCCCCAACCAAACCTATGGTTTCGTATTCAAAGCCGGAAGTCAGATAGTTGCCGTCAGCATCGTTATAAATCTGTGAACACTTGATGATGCAACCAGGGTGACAGGCATGTACCATTACTCCATTACGATCTCCCTGCAATTCGGCAATGTGTTCACCACTGATGGCCTCGGCATGCTCAAAGGTACCCTTGCTGAAATTTTTGGTGGTAAGAATCCCCATGCCATTGGTTACATTGACCAAAACAGCCGTACCCAGCGCGCGCAAGCCGCCGACAACGTGATTGCCAAGAAGCGCCTTAGAATAAGTTTTATTTCTTACCGCAAAGGCTGTCTTATCAAGCATCTCACCCCGGTAATTCCCTTTTTCTTTAATGACAAAGGCCTTGATTTTTTTGGAGCCCATAACTGCACCAAGCCCTCCGCGTGCCGCTGCTCTGGCGGGTTTCCCATCGGGATCTGTAATTTGAACCGTCGAATTGCGGTAGCCACGCTCACCCGCGCAACCGATCGATGCGATACTTATTTTGGCGCCAAACTCCTGCTGAAGACAGGCAACCAGCTCGTAATTATTCATGCCAAGATACTTTTCAGCAGGCAGGAATTCGACAGAATCTTCTCCGAGCACGACAATGTGCCAATCGTCATCAGCAGGCTGGTCTTCGATGATGAAAGCCTTCAGGCCCAGGCTAAAAAGGTATTGGGCAAAAGTACCCCCGGCATTGGCCTCCTTGATGGTGCCGGTCAGGGGGCTTTTGCCACCAACGGAAAGTCGACCCGAGCAAGGCGCAGGCGTATCTGCCAGAAGGCCAACGCAAAATATAAGTTTGTTTTCCTTCCCCAAGGCATCACATTTGGGGTCAACCTCATCATTAAGAATTTTGGCGATGAGTGCTCGCCCACCAAACAGCTCCATCCCTTGGGGGGGGCGCTAAAAACGGCTGACTTGTCGGCCATGTTGATGCGCAGAAACTTCTTCATTTATCTACTCCTCTGAAACTCGGACAACGAGTCAAAGCATGATTGGTATGCTAGAAATTTTATTACTGCTTAATACGAATTCTTTTTGATCTAATTAAGCGGAGGCGGGCCCTTCACCATGCCTACCTCCGCAAATCATTTGCTTAATAGGCCTTTTCAAGGATTTGCAGTACATCCTCCTTGGTAACATCGCGAGGATTGAACATGGTCGAAATTTCTTTCAGCGCATCCTCGGCCAGCCGATCAAACAAGTCTTTGGGAACATCCAAATCATGTAATTTGGGAATTTCCAGTTTTTTGGACAGAGATTTAACGGCTTCAACAGCAACAGTTACAGCCTCTTCAGCCGACTTGTCGGCTACGTCAAGCCCCATAGCCAAGGCAATATCCTTGGTTTTTTCTGGAACGGCAACACCGTTGAATTCCATAACAAAAGGCAGACCAATAGCGTTTGCAACCCCATGAGGCAAGCCGCAATGAACGCTTAGGGGATGGGCGATACTGTGCACCAAGCCAAGTACAGCGCTGTTGAAGGCATAGCCGGCAAGCATAGAACCGAGCAACATATTTGTTCGGGCTTCCAGGTCCTGCCCGGTCTTGGTTGCTTTTTCCAAGTTTTTATAGATCAGTTCGATGGCCTTGAGGGCAAACAGGTCAGTGGGCACCATGGCCCCTTTGGAAACATAGGCTTCAATGGCATGAGTTAAGGCGTCCATACCCGTGGAAGCAGTAATAGCCGGCGGCATCCCCATGGTCATCTCGGGATCGGCCAGGGCCATGGTAGCACCGACAAATTGGCCACCGATAACCATCTTCTTCTTTTTGGTAGTATCAGTGACAATGGAAAAAGCCGTTACTTCACTGGCAGTCCCGGAGGTGGTGGGGATAGCGATAAGCGGCTTGGTCGGATTTTTCACCAGATTAAGGCCATCATATTGATTGATAGGAGACGGGTTAGTCTGCAGAATGTTGATGGCTTTAGCGCAATCGATGGAGGAACCACCGCCGAGTGCCACCATAACATCAGCTTGAAAAGCTTTTGCCTTTTGGGCAGCTTCTTCAACAATAGTGTCAGGAGGATTGGGCAACACCTCGTCATATTCCATAACCTCAAGACCCGCTTCCTTCAATGAACTGAGCACCACATCTGTCAAACCGGCGGCCTTGACACCTTTGTCATAGACAAAAAATACCTTTTTCGCTCCTAGCTGTTTTGCTACCTCACCGGTTTGTTTTGCAACGCCACAACCAAATTGAACAAAGCTAGGGATACCAAACATGAATTCCATTTCTTCTCTCCTAATCACTTGAGGTTAATTTGATGTTGCCATATGTCTTTTACTTTATTTGTTACCGATTTCTTTATGCCCTTCCTAAAAGCACCTCCTTTCTTAATCTCCACCTAAGGACCAGGGCACACACTCATGGTCATTGTGCAAGGGGAGCACCATGTTTTTTTGCCAAGGCGGAAATTCGCCATTTTTCCGTACAACATCGTTTCATTTCCGTTTCAACCATTCGTTTTAATAGCACTTTCTTGAGAACGAAATGGAAATCCCCTATAGGGAATTCTGGAAAAGGAGAAGACAAAAACCTCTTGTTGAGAGTGTTAAAATTTTTAACGGGACAAAAAAACGGTTTAAATATTTACGGCTCTAAAAGGAAAGAAAGGTCTTAAGGACTACAAATATTAAGCACAGACATTTAAAATTCGGCATTAAAGACAACCTCGGCAAGAAAATATCATCATAGAGGAGTTGCTAGGAATAGGCCTTGCAGCAGTTGTTCTGTTTAATTCCAAATCAATGATGGATTAACAGGAGACAAAGAATGAAAATGACAATTGGAAATTTTCTTTTTATGCGCCTCCAGCAGATTGGAGTAGGGCATATGTTTGGCGTTCCCGGTGACTACAATCTCCAGTTATTGGAGCAAATGAAAGAAGTGGATGGCATAGAATTTATCGGCACCTGTAATGAGTTGAACGCTGCCTATGCTGCGGATGGATACGCCCGCACAAACGGGGTTGGAGCGTTACTCACGACTTATGGCGTAGGAGATCTCAGCGCCGTCTGCGGGATTGCCGGCTCTTGTGCCGAACACGTTCCCGTCGTTTTCATCTCCGGTGTTCCCCCTCTCTACGCAATGAAGAATCGGTTGCGGGTCCATCACTCGCTAGCTGAAGGGGATTTCGATAATATTATGAATTGCCTCAAGGAATTCACGGTCGTGAACACAAGGCTGACTCCTGGCAATGCCGCGGAAGAAATAGACCGCGCTCTTATCCGCTGCTGGAGGGAAAAAATGCCTGTCTACCTCCAAGTTCCTTCAAACATCTCGTACCTGATGGTCGACGTTTCGGACTTTAAGCTGGAACTGAAACTTCCCGCAAGCGATCCCGAACGCTTGGAGAGTGCCGCCAGACACATTGCCAAACTGTTGAATGAAGCCAAAAAACCAGCCCTGCTTATCGATATGGATGCCGACCGCTCCATGCTCGTAGAAGGTCTCACCTCAGTTGTGAAGAAAAGACAGGTGCCTTATGCCGCATTCCGTACCGGAAAGGCGCTTCTGAGTGAAACTGATCCTCTCTTTCTGGGCGTCTACATCGGCGAGGCTTCAGAACTTTCAGTAAAAGAAGCGATTGGGACATCCGATTGCCTGATTGCAACAGCACCGTGCTTTGTCGAGAGCAGCCCGATGGTATCACCGAGCGGCATTCCCATCACAGCCCACGTATATATTCGGGGGGGAGACGTCACCGTCGAGGGCGAGGTCTACGAAGGGGTGACGGCGAGAGAGTTGGTTTTCCGACTGACAGAACTGGTTGAGAGCTGTCCAGAAAGATTTGAGCAACCTACATCCTTCACAAATGTTCCCACCCCTCAACCTGGGGCTTCGTTGACGCAGGCTCGCCTATGGCCGAGAATGAGAGGGTTCATTCGTCCGGGCGACGTTGTTGTCGCGGACAACGGCACCTCCAATATCTCCCTGACTGACGTGCGGTTGCCGGAAAATACCAAGTACATATCCCAACTCATCTGGGGTTCTATCGGTTATTCGCTACCAGCGCTGCTTGGTTCGATGATGGCCGCACGCGATCGACGACACGTCCTGTTCATCGGCGACGGGTCGTTTCAACTCACAGGACAAGAACTATCGACAATCCTAAAATCGGAACTGAAACCCATCATTTTTCTACTGAACAATCGCGGATACACAATAGAGCGCTATATACTGGGCATGCGCGAGGCCTATAACGACATCGCCAACTGGCGATACTCTGCGCTGCCTGCCGTCTTCGCGCCCGATATAGATACTTTTGTTGAAACTGTAGGAACTGAGGATAAGCTCGAAGAGGTCCTTCAAAAAGTCGAGGGATGCAACTGCGCCTGCTTCATTGAACTTCTTCTGGATCCTGAGGATGCACCTGCAGCCCTGAAAACTTTCGGTCCCCTGACTGCGAAATTGGATTACGGACCTAGAGGCCCTCAACGCACCTCATGAACCACCCTTCCGACACCAAAGCCTCTGATTTGGCGAGCATGCGCAATCCGTTTTTACTGGATAGGATTTCCGGTCCTGATTTGACAGTGGTTTCACTTCGCTCTTCCTGCCCCTGGTTTATTCGGGGCCATTTGGGCTTATTTGATGCCCAAAAGAAGACAAAATTCTTTCTGGAGAGGGAAATATTCCCTTGTGCCAAACATTATGCCGCCCAGATCAAGTTATGTATCCTGACCAAATCGTAGATCATTCATTTTCAAGGGTCACCATTTGTCGAAGGTTGGTGATATCGCGCATTGGAGGTGCACCGAATAGGCGACTGTACTCACGACTGAACTGGGTCGGACTCTCGTAGCCGACCTGAAAGGCGGCAGATGCGGCATCGATAGATTCGGACAGCATCAATCTCCGGGCTTCTTGCAGTCGCAGGTGCTTCTGGTACTGGAGTGGACTGAGCGCCGTCATGCTGCGAAAGTGGTGATGAAAGGTTGATGTGCCCATATTGGCCATTTCTGCAAGTTCGTCGACTCTTAACGGCTTTGAAAAGTTTGCTTTTAACCATGTTATGACTCGGGCAACTTGCTGGCTTTGGGTGCCCATCGCTGCGAGTTGCCGCAACCTCGCCCCCTGATCTCCCACCAGTAATCGATAATAAATCTCACGCTGGATTACCGGCGCAAGTATTGGAATGTCTTGCTCGTCATCAAGCAGGTCCACCAGCCTTTGAAAAGCGTTCACTAAGGTCACTGTCAATTCCCCGGTAGCCATTCCCCTGTCTGTTTTCTGGGTTCGTGGAGGAGGGAGCAGGCTATCCGCCATGAGCTGGGAAATGTCGCGATAATCAAACGTCAGCTTAAGGCCCAGATACGGCTTTTCATGGCTGGCCTCGATTACCTGGGCAACGACAGGTAAATGCAGGCCGGCGAAAAGATAGTGGCTCGCATCGTATATGTAAGTGTCATTACCTAACTGTACTCGTTTAGCGCCCTGAGCAATCAAGCAGACACTCGGTTCGTACATCCCGGTAATCGGCTCGGAAGGCTCGGTTCTGCGAAAGAGCGATAGTTCGGGAATGGCTGTTGGTCGCAACTCTCCTTTCTCAGCTAACCGTGCAATGCTTTCCACCAGACCACCCATGGCAGAATCAAGCATTAGCTTCTGCCTTTTCATTGGCAACCCCTTGTTTTAGGTATCTTCTGTTTTTGAGATAACGGTACTCGCCTAAGCATGAAATATCAATCATTTTGCTCCATCCAAGACGAATAGGCAATAATCAGACAGGATTGGCCTACCTCCTTGTGTGCGTATGGTGGGAATATTAGGGCAGGAAAAATACTGACCTTTATAAGGGGGTGCCAAATGAAAAAACGCAAACTGGGAAACAGCAATTTGGAAGTTTCATCGATTGGTTTTGGTTGCATGGGATTGAGTTATGGATATGGCCCGGCGACGGATAAGAAAGAAGGAATCGCTTTAATCCGAGCTGCCGTTGAGCGAGGGGTGACCTTTTTTGATACCGCTGAAGTCTATGGGCCGTTCACCAACGAGGAGTTGGTCGGCGAGGCCCTCGCCCCGGTTCGCGACCAGGTCATCATTGCCACTAAATTCGGTTTTACCTTTGGAGATGATGGCAAGCAGCAAATTTTGAACAGTAGACCTGAGCACATCAGGAAGGTCGCTGAAGAAAGCCTCAAGCGCTTGAAGACAGACATCATCGATCTGTATTACCAGCACCGTGTTGATCCCGAGGTGCCCATCGAAGATGTCGCCGGAACTGTTCGTGACCTGATCCAGGAAGGAAAGGTTAAGTACTTTGGGCTATCCGAAGCTGGAGTAGGCACAATCCGCCGTGCTCACCAGATTCAACCGGTTGCCGCTCTTCAGAGTGAGTATTCTCTCTGGTGGCGCGAGCCTGAGAAAGACATTTTGCCGGCTCTTGAAGAACTCGGGATTGGTTTTGTGCCCTTCAGCCCTCTTGGAAAGGGCTTTCTGACCGGTGCAATCAACGAGGACACAACATTTTCTGAAAATGATTTTCGTAACTGTGTGCCGCGCTTTTCGCCCGAGGCACGTAAGGCGAACCAGACTCTGGTCGATTTGCTTGGAGACATTGCAGCAAGCAAGCAGGCGTCACGCGCTCAGGTTGCTATTGCGTGGATTCTTGCCCAAAAGCCCTGGATTGTCCCAATTCCCGGCACCACGAAACTCCACCGTCTAGAAGAGAACATCGCCGGGGCTTCCGTCGAGCTGACAGCCGAGGATCTGCGCGAAATCGAGAGCGCGATGGCTAAAATCACTATTCAAGGGAATCGCTACCCTGAGGCCCTTCAGAAGCGGGTCGGTCGCTGAACGGCGGCTCGACCACAAGGAGAAGACATCGTGAACAACAACATCAAAGGAAAAGTCGTAGTCATTACTGGCGCAAGCAGCGGGCTGGGTGAGGCAACCGCCCGGCTCCTCTCGGCCCAGGGCGCAAGCGTCGTGCTGGGTGCGCGGCGTTTCGAGCGCCTCCAGACACTGGCAGAAGAGTTGAACCAGGGCGGTGGCAAGGTTTTGGCCATCCCTACGGACGTTACCGAACTCGACCAAGTGAAGCGACTGGTCGACACTACCGTACAGACCTACGGGCGTATCGATGTCATCATCAACAATGCCGGGCTGATGCCGCTCTCGCTGCTTGAACGCCTCAAGATCGACGACTGGAACCAAATGATTGACGTTAACATTAAGGGTGTGCTGAATGGCATCGCTGCGGCGCTCCCGTATATGCAGGAGCAGAAGAGCGGGCAGGTCATCAATGTTTCCTCGGTGGCCGGGCACAAGGTCCGCCCCGGAAACGTGGTCTATGCGGCGACCAAGCACGCGGTGCGGGTTCTGTCTGAGGGACTCCGCCAGGAGGTAAAACCTTACAACATCAGAACGACAATAATCTCGCCGGGGGCGGTGGCCACGGAGCTGCCGGACAGTGTCACCGAGTCGGATGTCGCCGACAATATTCGCAATTTCTATGAGGCATATGCGATCCCGGCTGATTCCTTTGCGCGAGCGGTCGCCTTTGCCATGAGCCAGCCTGATAATGTGGATATAAACGAAATCCTGTATCGGCCGACGGCTCAGGAATTGTGATGGCCTACTTGGATCAATTGAAGCCTCATGGGGATGCCGAGGCTCCACAGCCCCGTTTGTATGTACTCGCAGTCCTCAGCCTGTTGATGGGGTTTGCTTCCATTTCTACTGATCTTTATCTTCCCGCCATGCCCGCCATGGAGCGTTCCCTGCACGCAGATGCCGGCATGATCGAATGGACGATCTCAGGCTATCTGATCGGCTTCAGCTCAGGTCAGTTGTTATGGGGGCCGATCAGTGACCGTTACGGTCGTCGACTGGCAGTCGGCAGCGGGCTGATCCTGTTTGTGATCGGCTCGGCCGGTTGTGCACTGTCGAACAGTGCGCTGATGATGATCGGTTGGCGGATCGTTCAGGCTCTTGGCGCTTGCGCCAGCGTTGCTCTTTCGCGTGCCATGGTGCGTGACCTTTATGAAGGAACCAAGGCCGCCCAGATGCTGTCGACCCTGATCACGGTGATGGCCATTATGCCGCTGGTCGGGCCGCTGGTCGGTGGTCAGATTGTGGCCATGGCCAGTTGGCGGGCTATTTTCTGGGTTCTGGTCGCAGTTGGTGTGGTGACCATGAGCGCTCTTTACACCATCCCCGAAACCCTGCCTGCACATAACCGCAACCCGGAGCCACTTGGTCGGGCACTGTTACGCTATGTCGAGCTACTGAAGAATCGCCGGTTGCTGGGATATCTCGGTGCAGGCGGTTTTCTCTATGCTGGCATGTTTGCTTACGTTGCCGGAACCCCCTTCGTCTACATCAGTTATTACCATTTCCCGGCTCGCTTTTATGGCCTCCTGTTCGGGCTCGGCATCATCGGCATCATGCTGGCCAACATCCTGAACCGGTGGCTGGTGGGTCATTACACTTATGACCGGATTCTGTTGCTCGGGACGGTGACCGCCATGTGCTCCGGTCTTTGGTCAGGTTTCGCTGCCTATAGCGGCCTGGGAGGACTGTGGGGACTGGTTGTGCCGCTGTTTCTGTTTGCGTCAACTACCGGTCTCATTGTCGCCAACTCGATTACCGGTGCCCTGGTCGACTTTCCGCAACGGGCCGGTGCCG
This portion of the Syntrophotalea acetylenica genome encodes:
- a CDS encoding aldo/keto reductase, with the translated sequence MKKRKLGNSNLEVSSIGFGCMGLSYGYGPATDKKEGIALIRAAVERGVTFFDTAEVYGPFTNEELVGEALAPVRDQVIIATKFGFTFGDDGKQQILNSRPEHIRKVAEESLKRLKTDIIDLYYQHRVDPEVPIEDVAGTVRDLIQEGKVKYFGLSEAGVGTIRRAHQIQPVAALQSEYSLWWREPEKDILPALEELGIGFVPFSPLGKGFLTGAINEDTTFSENDFRNCVPRFSPEARKANQTLVDLLGDIAASKQASRAQVAIAWILAQKPWIVPIPGTTKLHRLEENIAGASVELTAEDLREIESAMAKITIQGNRYPEALQKRVGR
- a CDS encoding multidrug effflux MFS transporter, translated to MAYLDQLKPHGDAEAPQPRLYVLAVLSLLMGFASISTDLYLPAMPAMERSLHADAGMIEWTISGYLIGFSSGQLLWGPISDRYGRRLAVGSGLILFVIGSAGCALSNSALMMIGWRIVQALGACASVALSRAMVRDLYEGTKAAQMLSTLITVMAIMPLVGPLVGGQIVAMASWRAIFWVLVAVGVVTMSALYTIPETLPAHNRNPEPLGRALLRYVELLKNRRLLGYLGAGGFLYAGMFAYVAGTPFVYISYYHFPARFYGLLFGLGIIGIMLANILNRWLVGHYTYDRILLLGTVTAMCSGLWSGFAAYSGLGGLWGLVVPLFLFASTTGLIVANSITGALVDFPQRAGAVSALTGAVQYGSGIFGSGLVGLWADGTPWPLGLVIAMSGLGCLLSMLLLIPARAGK
- a CDS encoding SDR family oxidoreductase, which codes for MNNNIKGKVVVITGASSGLGEATARLLSAQGASVVLGARRFERLQTLAEELNQGGGKVLAIPTDVTELDQVKRLVDTTVQTYGRIDVIINNAGLMPLSLLERLKIDDWNQMIDVNIKGVLNGIAAALPYMQEQKSGQVINVSSVAGHKVRPGNVVYAATKHAVRVLSEGLRQEVKPYNIRTTIISPGAVATELPDSVTESDVADNIRNFYEAYAIPADSFARAVAFAMSQPDNVDINEILYRPTAQEL